In the genome of Hymenobacter taeanensis, one region contains:
- a CDS encoding MIP/aquaporin family protein, producing MLFLTQLRSAFRRHWSHYLAEALGIGFFVTNAGLLTTLLEHPASPVRQALQTNDTARHWLMGLAMGVVIVLIVYSPWGKKSGAHINPAVTLAFWQLGKIRTADAVWYVLAQVAGAISAAQLLKLILGKLYAHPTVNYTVTQPVPLPRGVLLAFAGEFVISFILMLVLLLALHSKKLKELAGWLIGALLALYIVYETPYSGMSLNPARTLGSAVAAGEYYGMWVYWVAPSVAMWLATVLFRRFHHGENLQCAIVAGCSPSPSSPHSPGEEPPQYPNEGNT from the coding sequence ATGCTCTTCCTCACCCAACTTCGTTCCGCCTTCCGTCGTCATTGGTCTCATTACCTAGCCGAAGCACTCGGTATTGGCTTCTTTGTGACGAATGCGGGACTCCTGACTACTCTGCTGGAGCACCCGGCCTCACCCGTGCGGCAGGCTCTGCAAACTAACGACACGGCCCGGCACTGGCTGATGGGCCTGGCCATGGGAGTAGTGATTGTGCTCATAGTGTACAGCCCCTGGGGCAAGAAATCGGGTGCTCACATCAACCCGGCCGTTACGCTGGCCTTCTGGCAACTAGGCAAAATCCGGACTGCCGATGCCGTGTGGTACGTGCTGGCTCAGGTAGCCGGGGCCATTAGCGCGGCGCAGCTGCTGAAGCTGATACTAGGCAAGCTCTACGCGCATCCTACCGTAAACTACACCGTTACGCAGCCCGTACCGCTGCCGCGGGGCGTGCTGCTGGCTTTTGCCGGAGAATTTGTCATTTCCTTTATCCTGATGCTGGTGCTGCTCCTGGCTCTGCATTCCAAAAAGCTCAAGGAGCTGGCCGGTTGGCTGATAGGTGCCCTGCTGGCTCTATACATCGTGTACGAAACGCCCTATTCAGGCATGAGCCTGAACCCGGCCCGCACGCTGGGCTCGGCAGTGGCCGCTGGTGAGTACTACGGCATGTGGGTATACTGGGTGGCGCCTTCGGTGGCCATGTGGCTGGCTACCGTTCTGTTCCGGCGCTTCCATCACGGCGAGAACCTGCAATGTGCCATCGTGGCCGGCTGCAGCCCCAGCCCTTCCTCACCCCATTCCCCCGGCGAAGAGCCCCCGCAGTACCCAAATGAGGGAAATACGTGA
- a CDS encoding patatin-like phospholipase family protein — protein sequence MSKKYYFLLLLCLWLLHLPTTHAQKVGLVLSGGGAKGLAHVGVLKVLEQNRIPIDYIVGTSMGAIVGGMYAAGYSPQEIEEIVLKPEFQNWVANRPLEGKVFNFYDADPSPAALHLGLAVDSAFRTRVTPRIINDATLNYVLATMLAPAGAISNYNFDNLFVPYRAVASEVFTRQKVIQRSGSLSDAVRNSMAFPLAFRPIRQEDGRYLFDGAVVDNFPTGVIKNEFKPDIIIGVNVGDVAYNKYPKEKDDQLLTSTLLFLGSNGADTTSVGPNGIFIQPDLTDFTAADFGRVRRLVALGENAANEKLPLMLKRIQRREDTVSLQQRRRAFQERAPRPTFTSVTVQGLPRQQQEFVRRFFQRSGSAYSPSDIEEGYFRLVSNDFFTNVYPRVRYSEEQKGYGLRIDARQANNLTADLGVLLSSRSMSNFYLGGAYRYLSRYLYTVRANATVGRFYNAVQGAFRVSVPGQIPLYFEPIVTFNNLNYQDTGGLLGENAKTSQLVQRDLKTGLTVGISPNYRSRYILDIAAFTNRDRFANTQELSSTDVLDLNRFQGITAGVRFERNSLDRRQYSTKGRRVEFTFRGVTGQEKYSPGSTANGVLARTKNQQWVRGSIFSEQYYSLSKSDSVGAKTNAWGYLVDAVASTQGAFATYRSSLTTSAAFLPLPDSRTLFLDNYRGTAYAAVGLRYVRGIFRGLEWRTEGYAHVLVRPWKEAYDNPVLVRRANSVSRPYLTLMTGLVYQTPVGPLSVQAIHYDDDNHRFGVFAHIGYVLFRERSLE from the coding sequence ATGTCAAAAAAATACTATTTTCTGCTGCTACTCTGTTTGTGGCTGCTGCACTTACCTACTACGCACGCACAAAAGGTGGGCCTGGTGCTTAGTGGGGGCGGCGCGAAGGGCCTGGCACACGTGGGGGTGCTGAAGGTGCTGGAGCAAAACCGCATCCCCATCGACTACATTGTGGGCACCAGCATGGGTGCCATTGTGGGCGGTATGTACGCGGCCGGCTACTCCCCCCAGGAAATTGAGGAAATTGTGCTGAAGCCGGAGTTTCAGAACTGGGTGGCCAACCGCCCCCTGGAGGGCAAGGTGTTCAACTTCTACGATGCCGACCCCTCCCCCGCTGCCCTGCATCTGGGCCTGGCCGTCGATTCAGCCTTCCGCACGCGCGTAACGCCGCGCATCATTAACGATGCCACCCTAAACTACGTGCTGGCCACTATGCTGGCTCCGGCCGGCGCCATCTCCAACTACAACTTTGATAACCTGTTTGTGCCTTACCGGGCCGTGGCCTCAGAGGTGTTTACTCGCCAGAAGGTTATTCAGCGCAGCGGCTCCCTTTCCGATGCCGTGCGTAACTCCATGGCCTTTCCGCTGGCCTTCCGCCCCATTCGGCAGGAAGATGGCCGCTACCTGTTTGATGGGGCCGTGGTAGACAATTTTCCTACCGGGGTTATCAAGAATGAGTTTAAGCCCGATATTATTATTGGGGTGAACGTGGGGGATGTGGCCTACAACAAATATCCTAAAGAGAAAGACGACCAGCTGCTTACCAGCACCTTGCTCTTCCTGGGTTCGAACGGGGCCGATACCACCTCCGTAGGACCCAACGGCATTTTTATTCAGCCAGACCTGACGGACTTCACGGCCGCTGATTTTGGACGGGTGCGCCGCCTGGTAGCCCTGGGGGAAAACGCAGCCAACGAGAAGCTCCCCCTTATGCTCAAGCGCATTCAGCGCCGGGAGGATACCGTGTCGTTGCAGCAGCGGCGGCGGGCGTTTCAGGAGCGGGCGCCCCGCCCCACGTTTACCAGCGTAACCGTGCAGGGCCTGCCGCGGCAGCAGCAGGAGTTTGTGCGCCGGTTCTTCCAGCGCAGTGGCTCTGCTTACTCCCCCAGCGACATTGAGGAGGGCTACTTCCGCTTGGTCAGCAACGACTTTTTTACCAACGTGTACCCCCGGGTGCGTTACTCTGAAGAGCAAAAGGGCTACGGGCTTCGCATTGATGCCCGCCAGGCCAATAACCTCACCGCCGACCTGGGTGTGCTGCTTTCGTCGCGCTCCATGAGCAACTTTTACCTGGGAGGGGCCTACCGCTACCTGAGCCGCTACCTGTATACGGTGCGCGCTAATGCCACCGTTGGCCGCTTTTACAATGCAGTGCAGGGAGCTTTTCGAGTGAGTGTGCCGGGTCAGATTCCACTCTACTTTGAGCCCATCGTTACCTTCAACAACCTTAATTACCAAGATACCGGCGGGCTGCTTGGGGAGAATGCCAAAACCAGCCAGCTGGTACAACGCGACCTAAAAACGGGTCTCACCGTTGGTATCAGCCCTAACTACCGCAGCCGATATATACTGGATATAGCCGCGTTTACCAACCGCGACCGGTTTGCCAACACCCAGGAGCTAAGTAGCACCGACGTACTGGACCTGAACCGCTTTCAGGGCATCACGGCGGGCGTCCGCTTTGAGCGCAACTCCCTCGACCGCCGCCAGTACTCCACCAAGGGCCGCCGGGTAGAATTTACCTTCCGGGGAGTGACGGGCCAGGAGAAATACAGTCCGGGCTCTACCGCGAATGGGGTGCTCGCCCGCACTAAAAACCAACAATGGGTGCGGGGCTCTATCTTTTCGGAGCAGTATTACTCGCTCAGCAAGAGCGACTCGGTAGGGGCTAAAACCAATGCCTGGGGCTATCTGGTTGATGCCGTAGCCAGCACGCAGGGTGCGTTTGCTACGTACCGTTCTTCCCTCACTACCTCCGCTGCTTTCCTGCCCCTGCCCGATTCTCGCACGCTGTTTCTGGATAATTACCGGGGTACAGCTTACGCCGCAGTTGGCTTGCGCTACGTCCGAGGCATCTTCCGGGGCCTGGAGTGGCGCACCGAAGGCTACGCGCACGTGCTGGTACGCCCCTGGAAAGAGGCCTACGACAACCCCGTGCTGGTGCGCCGCGCCAATAGTGTGAGCCGCCCCTACCTGACCCTCATGACGGGCCTGGTCTACCAGACCCCCGTGGGCCCTTTATCCGTGCAAGCCATTCACTACGACGACGACAACCACCGCTTCGGCGTATTTGCCCATATCGGGTACGTTCTCTTCCGCGAACGGTCACTGGAATAG